A single region of the Yersinia entomophaga genome encodes:
- a CDS encoding TIGR01777 family oxidoreductase → MRILITGATGLIGRSLTQRLLSLSHTVTVLSRDPERAKRVLGQQVTCWSTLDDRQNLDDFDAVINLAGEPIADKHWTAQQKERLCQSRWQITERIANLIKAGQQPPKVLISGSAVGFYGDQGDSFVTEEETPHDEFTHQLCQRWENLALAAESPQTRVCLLRTGVVLAADGGALAKMLPIFRLGLGGPIGDGRQYLPWIHLDDMVNGIHYLLTSDELHGPFNMVAPYPVHNEQFSATLGDVLNRPAFMRVPATVIRLLMGESAVLVLGSQRALPKRIEEAGFGFRYFDLEEALRDVLQKPLPRPHL, encoded by the coding sequence ATGCGTATCTTGATAACCGGCGCAACAGGGCTGATCGGCCGCAGCCTGACCCAGCGACTGCTAAGCCTCTCGCACACCGTGACCGTGCTGAGCCGCGATCCCGAGCGCGCTAAACGGGTGTTAGGTCAACAGGTTACCTGCTGGTCTACGCTAGATGACCGACAGAACCTCGATGACTTTGATGCGGTAATTAACCTCGCCGGTGAACCTATTGCAGATAAGCACTGGACGGCGCAGCAAAAAGAACGTCTGTGCCAAAGCCGCTGGCAAATAACCGAGCGTATCGCCAATCTGATTAAAGCCGGTCAGCAACCGCCTAAAGTGCTAATTTCTGGCTCTGCCGTGGGTTTTTACGGCGATCAGGGCGACTCTTTTGTCACTGAGGAAGAAACTCCTCATGATGAATTTACCCATCAGCTTTGCCAACGTTGGGAAAATCTGGCGTTGGCGGCAGAAAGCCCGCAGACGCGCGTGTGTTTGTTGCGTACCGGCGTAGTGCTGGCTGCCGACGGAGGTGCCCTGGCAAAAATGTTGCCGATTTTCCGGCTGGGCTTGGGCGGACCTATCGGAGATGGACGCCAATATCTGCCATGGATTCATCTGGATGATATGGTCAATGGCATTCATTACCTGCTAACCAGCGACGAGCTGCACGGCCCGTTCAATATGGTTGCGCCTTATCCGGTACATAATGAGCAGTTCAGCGCCACGCTGGGGGACGTATTGAATCGCCCGGCCTTTATGCGCGTCCCTGCCACCGTTATCCGGCTACTGATGGGAGAATCCGCGGTATTGGTGTTAGGCAGCCAAAGAGCATTGCCGAAACGTATAGAAGAGGCTGGTTTCGGTTTCCGTTATTTTGATTTGGAAGAGGCGCTGCGAGATGTGCTGCAAAAGCCGCTTCCTCGTCCGCACCTCTAA
- a CDS encoding glutathione binding-like protein — translation MIDLYYAPTPNGHKITLFLEEAGLPYNLHRINISAGDQFKPDFLAISPNNKIPAIVDHRPDGGGDPISIFESGAILLYLAEKSGKFLSAELREHTATLQWLFWQVGGFGPMLGQNHHFSIYASEKIPYAIERYQKETQRLYGVLDTQLQKHAYLAGENYSIADIATYPWVVSHKNQNIDLADYPAVERWFQSIASRPATLRAYELAKAS, via the coding sequence ATGATCGATCTCTATTACGCCCCAACCCCTAACGGACACAAGATCACCCTGTTTTTAGAGGAAGCTGGACTACCTTATAATCTTCACCGGATAAATATTAGCGCCGGCGATCAGTTCAAACCGGATTTTCTCGCTATATCACCGAATAATAAGATCCCGGCAATTGTCGATCATCGTCCAGACGGCGGCGGCGATCCCATCAGTATTTTTGAATCCGGCGCAATCTTGCTGTATCTGGCTGAAAAGAGTGGTAAATTTCTAAGCGCTGAGCTACGTGAACACACGGCAACCTTGCAATGGCTGTTCTGGCAGGTCGGCGGTTTTGGCCCTATGCTCGGCCAAAATCATCACTTCAGCATTTATGCTTCCGAAAAAATACCTTACGCCATTGAACGCTATCAGAAAGAAACCCAGCGCTTGTACGGTGTGTTAGATACCCAACTGCAAAAACACGCCTACCTGGCCGGTGAAAATTACAGTATTGCCGATATCGCCACTTATCCTTGGGTTGTTTCCCATAAAAATCAGAATATCGATTTGGCCGACTATCCCGCCGTCGAACGCTGGTTCCAGAGCATTGCCAGCCGCCCGGCAACGCTACGCGCCTATGAGCTAGCCAAAGCCAGCTAA
- a CDS encoding EAL domain-containing protein, which produces MKLNIEINCSYVCEPIYRKDGSLLAAELLSRFTTKPLDLPINPEDFFNELDSEGKGKLFRDQLLAAQKYSQWFIDNQVLLSINIDFDTAGIIVRDSELQALLNTMPFLRLELMETFSNLSDGNNNPLLRDLVKLYPLWLDDLGRGDSSLNAVTANIFEYVKIDKHFFWQHNKHTFPILINNVKKYCEGVIVVGVENQIESEQLQGSNIDAMQGYLFNSLTLDELTQTPR; this is translated from the coding sequence ATGAAACTCAATATTGAGATTAACTGCTCTTATGTATGTGAGCCGATATACAGGAAGGATGGCAGCCTACTCGCTGCTGAATTGCTCAGCCGTTTTACGACAAAACCTTTGGATTTACCGATTAATCCGGAAGATTTTTTTAACGAGTTAGACAGCGAGGGGAAAGGAAAACTGTTCCGCGATCAGCTGTTGGCAGCGCAGAAGTATAGCCAGTGGTTTATCGATAATCAGGTACTGCTTTCCATCAATATTGATTTTGATACGGCAGGAATTATTGTCAGAGACAGCGAATTGCAGGCGTTACTAAATACCATGCCGTTTTTGCGTCTGGAATTAATGGAGACTTTCTCCAATTTATCCGATGGTAACAACAATCCGTTGCTGCGAGACTTGGTTAAACTCTATCCACTATGGTTAGACGATCTTGGACGCGGAGATTCCAGTCTGAACGCGGTGACGGCCAATATCTTCGAATATGTCAAAATTGATAAGCACTTTTTCTGGCAGCATAATAAGCACACCTTCCCAATTCTGATTAATAACGTCAAAAAATACTGCGAAGGCGTTATCGTTGTTGGCGTAGAAAATCAGATCGAATCCGAGCAATTGCAGGGCAGTAATATTGATGCCATGCAGGGTTATTTATTTAACTCTCTGACTTTGGATGAACTGACCCAAACACCCCGCTAA
- the yfcE gene encoding phosphodiesterase, translating to MKLMFASDLHGSLTATDKVLEIFNRSGAQWLVLLGDLLNHGPRNALPEGYQPAQVAEQLNAYADRIIAVRGNCDSEVDQMLLNFPMMAPWQQIILPERRLFLTHGHLYHPAERPPLRCGDVLVYGHTHLPQAQLQGDVFCFNPGSVSIPKGGNPASYGMLDQGELQVLTLQDDKPLARLVLTDEF from the coding sequence ATGAAGTTAATGTTTGCTTCTGATCTACATGGTTCGCTTACTGCAACCGATAAAGTATTGGAAATTTTTAACCGTAGCGGTGCGCAGTGGCTGGTTTTGTTAGGTGATTTGCTCAACCACGGGCCGCGTAATGCTTTGCCGGAAGGCTATCAGCCGGCGCAGGTTGCCGAGCAACTTAACGCTTACGCTGATCGGATTATTGCCGTGCGGGGAAACTGTGACAGTGAAGTGGATCAGATGTTGCTCAACTTTCCGATGATGGCACCCTGGCAGCAGATTATTTTACCGGAAAGACGGTTGTTTTTAACCCACGGTCACCTTTATCATCCTGCGGAACGTCCTCCATTGCGTTGCGGGGATGTCTTGGTTTATGGTCATACACATCTGCCGCAGGCTCAGCTACAGGGTGATGTTTTTTGTTTCAATCCCGGCTCGGTCAGTATTCCTAAAGGCGGTAATCCAGCGAGCTACGGCATGTTGGATCAAGGTGAGTTGCAGGTTTTGACCCTACAAGATGATAAACCTCTTGCCCGGTTGGTTTTAACCGATGAGTTTTAA
- the yfcD gene encoding NUDIX hydrolase YfcD, whose product MVEQNPTVSTEWVDIVDEQNEVIAQSSRQQMRAQRLRHRATYIVVHDGMGKILVQRRTESKDFYPGKLDATAGGVVQSGENFLESARREAEEELGIAGVPFAEHGLFYFEEECCRVWGALFSCVSHGPFALQAEEIDEVRWMLPEEITARCDEFTPDSLKALSLWLSRNNEQDYGKITVRED is encoded by the coding sequence ATGGTGGAGCAAAATCCAACAGTGAGCACGGAATGGGTTGATATTGTTGATGAGCAAAATGAAGTGATTGCTCAGTCCAGTCGTCAACAAATGCGTGCTCAACGTCTGCGCCATCGTGCTACCTATATTGTGGTGCATGATGGTATGGGGAAAATTCTGGTACAGCGTCGTACTGAAAGTAAAGACTTCTACCCGGGTAAACTCGATGCAACGGCGGGGGGAGTGGTGCAAAGCGGTGAAAACTTCCTCGAATCCGCCCGTCGTGAAGCGGAAGAAGAATTGGGTATTGCCGGCGTGCCTTTTGCCGAGCACGGCCTGTTCTATTTTGAAGAGGAGTGCTGTCGCGTGTGGGGCGCATTATTTAGCTGTGTTTCTCACGGGCCTTTTGCGCTGCAAGCGGAAGAAATTGATGAAGTGCGTTGGATGTTGCCGGAAGAAATCACCGCTCGTTGTGATGAATTCACTCCGGATTCTCTGAAAGCGCTATCTTTGTGGCTGAGCCGCAATAACGAACAGGATTACGGTAAGATTACCGTTCGGGAAGATTAA
- a CDS encoding PTS ascorbate transporter subunit IIC — MDFFRFLMSDVLSEPAVLVGFIALIGLIAQKKPVTECIKGTVKTIMGFVILGAGAGLVVSSLGDFANIFQHAFGIQGVVPNNEAIVSVAQKSFGKEMAMIMFFAMVINILIARFTPWKFIFLTGHHTLFMSMMVAVILATAGMSGITLIAVGSLVVGVAMVFFPAIAHPYMKKVTGSDDVAIGHFSTLSYVLAGFIGSKFGNKEHSTEDMNVPKSLLFLRDTPVAISFTMSIIFLVTCLFAGADVVKELSGGKNWFMFSIMQSITFAAGVYIILQGVRMVIAEIVPAFKGISDKLVPNAKPALDCPVVFPYAPNAVLVGFLSSFAAGLIGMFALYLLNMTVIIPGVVPHFFVGAAAGVFGNATGGRRGAILGAFAQGLLITFLPVFLLPVLGDIGFANTTFSDADFGALGILLGIIVR; from the coding sequence ATGGATTTCTTTCGTTTTCTGATGAGCGATGTGTTGTCCGAACCGGCGGTATTAGTCGGTTTTATCGCCTTAATCGGCCTAATCGCTCAGAAAAAACCCGTAACCGAATGTATTAAAGGCACTGTCAAAACCATCATGGGTTTTGTGATTTTGGGTGCCGGTGCCGGTCTGGTGGTTTCCTCTCTGGGTGATTTCGCTAACATTTTCCAGCACGCCTTTGGTATTCAGGGCGTCGTACCGAACAACGAAGCCATTGTCTCCGTGGCGCAAAAAAGCTTCGGTAAAGAAATGGCGATGATCATGTTCTTCGCTATGGTGATCAATATTCTGATCGCCCGTTTCACCCCATGGAAATTTATCTTCCTGACCGGTCATCACACGCTGTTTATGTCAATGATGGTGGCAGTGATTCTGGCAACGGCGGGCATGAGCGGTATTACGCTGATAGCCGTTGGTTCATTGGTCGTCGGCGTGGCAATGGTGTTCTTCCCTGCGATTGCTCATCCGTACATGAAAAAAGTAACCGGTTCCGATGACGTGGCTATTGGCCATTTCTCGACGTTATCTTATGTGCTGGCCGGTTTTATCGGCAGCAAATTCGGTAATAAAGAACATTCGACCGAAGACATGAACGTGCCGAAAAGCCTGCTGTTCCTGCGGGATACGCCAGTTGCCATCTCTTTCACCATGAGCATTATCTTCCTGGTAACCTGCCTGTTTGCCGGGGCCGATGTGGTGAAAGAACTGAGCGGCGGCAAAAACTGGTTTATGTTCTCTATCATGCAGTCCATTACCTTCGCAGCGGGTGTTTATATCATTCTGCAAGGTGTACGCATGGTGATTGCAGAAATTGTACCGGCATTTAAAGGCATTTCAGACAAACTGGTACCTAACGCCAAACCTGCGCTGGATTGCCCAGTCGTATTCCCTTACGCACCCAATGCGGTATTGGTCGGCTTTCTGAGCAGCTTCGCCGCCGGTTTGATTGGTATGTTTGCCCTGTACCTACTGAATATGACGGTGATTATCCCAGGCGTCGTTCCACACTTCTTCGTAGGTGCCGCTGCGGGCGTGTTCGGCAACGCGACCGGTGGTCGTCGCGGGGCGATTCTGGGGGCTTTCGCCCAGGGCCTGCTGATTACCTTCTTGCCGGTATTCCTACTGCCAGTGCTGGGTGATATTGGTTTTGCCAATACGACCTTCAGCGACGCTGACTTCGGCGCGCTGGGCATTCTATTGGGTATTATCGTTCGCTAA
- a CDS encoding PTS sugar transporter subunit IIB, whose translation MKITVVCGNGLGTSLMMEISIKNILKELAVSAEVDHVDLGSAKGTPSDIYVGTKDIAEQLIAQSVTGKIVALDNMIDKKAMKERLSVALTELGAL comes from the coding sequence ATGAAAATCACAGTGGTTTGCGGTAACGGTTTAGGCACCAGCCTGATGATGGAAATCAGTATTAAAAACATTCTGAAAGAGCTGGCCGTCAGCGCTGAAGTCGATCATGTGGATTTAGGCTCAGCCAAAGGCACACCGAGCGATATTTATGTTGGCACCAAAGACATCGCCGAACAGCTGATCGCGCAATCCGTGACGGGCAAAATTGTCGCACTGGATAACATGATCGATAAAAAAGCCATGAAAGAGCGTTTGTCCGTTGCATTAACCGAATTAGGCGCGCTGTAA
- a CDS encoding PTS sugar transporter subunit IIA — protein sequence MLKTLLTANVVQVVEQAKDWRDAIAISCQPLIDNGSVEPRYVDAIYRSHEAIGPYYVVGPGIAMPHARPEEGVNKLSLALTVISSGVNFDAEENDPVKLLIVLAATDSNSHIEAISQLAQLFDNDNDVSSLLNAKTTQDILSVIARY from the coding sequence ATGTTAAAGACATTGTTAACGGCGAATGTCGTTCAGGTAGTAGAACAGGCCAAAGATTGGCGAGATGCTATCGCCATCTCATGTCAGCCATTGATTGATAATGGCTCCGTTGAACCACGCTACGTCGATGCCATTTATCGCTCTCACGAGGCAATAGGGCCTTACTACGTTGTTGGCCCCGGTATCGCCATGCCCCATGCTCGCCCAGAAGAAGGCGTCAATAAGCTTTCACTGGCGCTCACGGTCATTTCCTCCGGCGTCAATTTCGATGCCGAAGAGAACGACCCGGTAAAATTATTAATAGTATTAGCCGCGACGGACAGCAATAGCCACATTGAGGCTATCTCTCAACTCGCTCAATTGTTCGATAACGATAATGACGTAAGCAGCCTGTTAAACGCCAAAACGACGCAAGACATTTTATCTGTCATTGCGCGCTATTAA
- a CDS encoding LacI family DNA-binding transcriptional regulator, which produces MEKTRKRRNTGRVTLQEVANYAGVGTMTVSRALRTPEQVSDKLREKIEQAVEELGYIPNRAAGALASGHSNTVAVLIPSLTDKSSSRFMQALQQVLNKNEFQLLLGCHEHNQHKEAEILMTLLQSNPAALVIFGSQLAEKTYQILERANIPTVNVVGSRYSKAEITLEAAFFEAAHKLTDHLLDQGYQHIGYVGAHMDNRLQRQLLNGWHKAMLSRYQNSDQIVTTPEAASLQFGRYALTEMLLRQPELDAVICSHEDIALGIMFECQRRLLKIPGDIAVACLDGSDSCDQTHPTLTSIRIDYKKMGREAGKLLIDMLNDSDDDEEPRTQTFSYQLELRQSS; this is translated from the coding sequence ATGGAAAAAACGCGTAAGCGCCGTAACACCGGGAGAGTCACGCTGCAAGAGGTGGCCAACTACGCCGGTGTCGGAACCATGACCGTTTCTCGTGCATTGAGAACCCCGGAGCAGGTTTCTGACAAGTTACGGGAAAAGATAGAACAGGCAGTTGAAGAGCTTGGCTATATCCCTAATCGGGCAGCAGGTGCGCTGGCGTCTGGGCATAGCAATACCGTAGCGGTGCTGATTCCATCGCTGACAGATAAGTCAAGCTCGCGCTTTATGCAGGCTTTACAGCAGGTGCTGAATAAAAACGAATTTCAGCTGTTACTAGGCTGTCACGAACACAATCAGCACAAAGAAGCCGAAATTTTAATGACCTTATTGCAGAGTAATCCGGCTGCGCTGGTTATTTTTGGTTCTCAGCTGGCAGAGAAAACCTATCAAATTCTTGAGCGAGCAAATATTCCTACAGTGAATGTTGTTGGCTCGCGTTACAGCAAGGCTGAAATCACGCTGGAGGCGGCGTTTTTTGAAGCCGCGCATAAACTGACGGATCATTTGCTGGATCAAGGTTATCAGCATATTGGTTACGTGGGCGCGCATATGGATAACCGCTTGCAACGGCAATTGCTCAATGGTTGGCATAAAGCCATGCTGAGCCGCTACCAGAATTCAGATCAGATTGTGACGACTCCGGAAGCCGCCAGCCTGCAATTTGGCCGCTATGCGCTAACGGAAATGCTGTTGCGTCAGCCTGAGCTGGATGCGGTGATTTGTAGCCATGAAGATATTGCGTTGGGCATCATGTTTGAATGTCAGCGGCGTTTGCTGAAGATCCCCGGTGATATAGCCGTGGCTTGTCTGGATGGCTCAGACAGTTGTGACCAAACGCATCCTACCCTGACGTCTATTCGTATTGATTACAAAAAAATGGGGCGGGAGGCCGGGAAACTACTCATTGATATGCTCAATGATAGTGATGATGACGAAGAACCTCGGACGCAGACCTTCAGTTACCAGTTAGAGTTGAGACAAAGCAGTTAA
- the pta gene encoding phosphate acetyltransferase, which produces MLIPTGTSVGLTSVSLGVIRSMEQKGVRLSVFKPIAQPRSGGDAPDQTTTIIRANSSITAAEPLNMNYVETLLSSNQQDVLMEEIVARYHENTKDAEVVLVEGLVPTRKHQFANALNYEIAKTLNAEIVFVLALGNDSPDQLKERIELARSSFGGSKNKNITGVIINKLNAPVDEQGRTRPDLSEIFDDSTKASVAKVDPTQLFANSPLPVLGCVPWSFELIATRAIDMCKHLNARIINEGDINTRRVKSVTFCARSIPHMLEHFRPGSLLVTSADRPDVLVSACLAAMNGVEIGAILLTGGYAIDEPIKQLCERAFQTGLPVFMVDTNTWQTSLSLQSFNLEVPADDHERVEKLQNYVASHINSEWIDSLSATSERSRRLSPPAFRYELTELARKAGKRIVLPEGDEPRTVKAAAICAERGIAECVLLGNPDEIRRVAAAQGVELGKGIEIVDPVAVRERYVPRLVELRKSKGMTEVVAREQLEDNVVLGTLMLEQGEVDGLVSGAVHTTANTIRPPLQLIKTAPGSSLVSSVFFMLLPDQVLVYGDCAINPDPTAEQLSEIAIQSADSAAAFGIEPRVAMISYSTGNSGAGSDVEKVREATRLAQEKRPDLIIDGPLQYDAAIMADVAKSKAPNSPVAGQATVFIFPDLNTGNTTYKAVQRSADLVSIGPMLQGMRKPVNDLSRGALVDDIVYTVALTAIQSAQADAS; this is translated from the coding sequence ATGTTGATCCCAACTGGCACCAGCGTGGGTCTGACCAGCGTCAGCCTGGGTGTCATTCGCTCCATGGAGCAAAAAGGCGTCCGCTTAAGCGTGTTCAAACCTATCGCCCAGCCGCGTTCCGGTGGCGATGCGCCTGACCAGACCACCACTATCATTCGCGCCAACTCCAGCATCACCGCTGCCGAGCCGCTGAATATGAACTACGTGGAAACTCTGCTGAGTTCTAACCAGCAGGACGTGTTGATGGAAGAAATCGTGGCGCGTTACCACGAAAATACCAAAGATGCCGAAGTGGTTCTGGTTGAAGGTTTGGTGCCAACCCGCAAACACCAGTTTGCCAACGCGCTGAACTATGAAATTGCTAAAACGCTGAACGCAGAAATCGTGTTCGTGCTGGCGCTGGGTAACGATTCTCCAGATCAGCTGAAAGAGCGTATCGAACTGGCTCGTTCCAGCTTCGGCGGCAGCAAAAACAAAAACATCACCGGCGTTATCATTAACAAACTGAATGCCCCGGTTGATGAACAAGGCCGTACTCGCCCTGACCTGTCTGAAATCTTTGATGATTCCACCAAGGCCAGCGTAGCGAAAGTCGATCCGACTCAGCTGTTTGCCAACAGCCCGCTGCCAGTTCTGGGCTGCGTGCCATGGAGCTTCGAGCTGATTGCTACCCGCGCAATCGACATGTGCAAACACCTGAACGCACGTATTATCAACGAAGGCGACATCAATACCCGCCGCGTTAAATCCGTGACTTTCTGTGCGCGCAGCATTCCTCACATGCTGGAGCATTTCCGTCCGGGTTCTCTGCTGGTCACCTCCGCAGACCGCCCAGACGTATTAGTTTCAGCCTGTCTGGCGGCGATGAATGGTGTTGAAATCGGCGCAATTCTGCTGACCGGTGGCTACGCTATCGACGAGCCAATCAAACAGCTGTGTGAACGTGCCTTCCAGACTGGCCTGCCAGTATTTATGGTTGACACTAACACCTGGCAGACCTCTCTGAGCCTGCAAAGCTTCAATTTGGAAGTGCCTGCGGACGACCATGAGCGCGTTGAAAAGCTGCAAAACTACGTTGCCAGCCATATCAACAGCGAGTGGATCGACTCACTGAGCGCCACCTCCGAGCGTTCACGCCGTCTGTCTCCACCGGCATTCCGTTACGAGCTGACCGAACTGGCACGTAAAGCCGGCAAACGCATCGTTCTGCCTGAAGGCGACGAGCCACGCACCGTAAAAGCGGCTGCAATCTGTGCTGAACGCGGCATTGCCGAGTGCGTGCTGTTAGGTAACCCGGACGAAATACGTCGAGTGGCTGCCGCTCAAGGCGTTGAACTGGGTAAAGGTATCGAGATTGTTGATCCGGTTGCCGTACGCGAACGTTATGTTCCACGTTTAGTAGAACTGCGTAAGAGCAAAGGCATGACCGAAGTCGTTGCCCGCGAACAGTTGGAAGACAACGTGGTTCTGGGTACGCTGATGCTGGAACAAGGCGAAGTTGACGGTCTGGTTTCCGGTGCGGTTCACACCACTGCGAACACTATTCGTCCACCGCTACAGTTGATCAAAACTGCACCGGGCAGCTCGCTGGTTTCTTCCGTGTTCTTTATGCTGCTGCCTGACCAGGTTCTGGTTTACGGTGACTGCGCAATCAACCCGGATCCAACCGCAGAGCAGCTGTCTGAAATCGCAATTCAATCTGCTGATTCGGCGGCCGCTTTCGGTATCGAACCACGCGTTGCGATGATTTCCTACTCAACCGGTAATTCCGGCGCAGGTAGTGACGTTGAGAAAGTGCGTGAAGCGACCCGTCTGGCACAGGAAAAACGCCCAGATCTGATCATCGATGGTCCGTTGCAGTACGATGCGGCAATCATGGCTGACGTAGCGAAATCCAAAGCGCCTAACTCTCCGGTTGCAGGTCAGGCTACCGTGTTCATCTTCCCAGATCTGAACACCGGTAACACCACCTACAAAGCGGTACAGCGTTCAGCAGATCTGGTCTCTATCGGGCCAATGCTGCAAGGTATGCGCAAGCCGGTTAACGATTTGTCCCGTGGCGCACTGGTAGACGATATCGTTTACACCGTCGCTCTGACTGCTATTCAGTCTGCTCAGGCCGACGCGTCTTAA
- the ackA gene encoding acetate kinase — MSSKLVLVLNCGSSSLKFAVINATNGEEHLSGLAECFHLPEARIKWKMDGGKQEAALGAGAAHSEALNFIVNTILAQKPELSAQLTAVGHRIVHGGEKFTSSVIIDDEVIQGIKDSIPFAPLHNPAHLIGIAEALKSFPNLANKNVAVFDTAFHQTMPEESYLYALPYSLYKDHGIRRYGAHGTSHFFVSQEAAKALNKPMEELNVITCHLGNGGSVTAVRNGKCVDTSMGLTPLEGLVMGTRSGDIDPAIIFHLHDAMGMSVDQINKMLTKESGLMGLTEVTSDCRYVEDNYDTKADAKRAMDVFCHRLAKYIGAYTALMDGRLDAVIFTGGIGENAAMVRELTLDKLGLLGFEIDHERNLAARFGKSGTITKDGSRLAMVIPTNEEFVIAQDAARLTA; from the coding sequence ATGTCGAGTAAGCTAGTACTGGTTCTTAACTGCGGTAGTTCTTCCCTGAAATTCGCCGTGATCAACGCGACCAACGGTGAAGAACACCTGTCTGGTTTAGCCGAATGCTTCCATCTTCCAGAAGCCCGCATCAAATGGAAAATGGATGGCGGCAAACAAGAAGCAGCATTGGGTGCTGGTGCAGCGCACAGCGAAGCACTGAATTTCATTGTTAATACTATTCTGGCACAAAAACCAGAGCTTTCTGCCCAGTTGACTGCTGTCGGCCACCGTATCGTTCACGGCGGTGAGAAATTCACTTCATCAGTAATTATTGACGATGAAGTTATTCAGGGTATCAAAGATTCGATCCCGTTTGCACCACTGCATAACCCAGCGCACCTGATCGGTATCGCTGAGGCGTTGAAATCCTTCCCGAATCTGGCTAATAAAAATGTCGCGGTATTCGACACTGCATTCCATCAGACCATGCCAGAAGAATCTTACCTGTACGCCCTGCCGTACAGCCTGTACAAAGATCACGGCATCCGTCGCTATGGCGCACACGGTACTAGCCATTTCTTCGTTAGCCAGGAAGCGGCCAAGGCTCTGAACAAGCCAATGGAAGAACTGAACGTGATCACTTGCCACCTGGGCAACGGCGGTTCTGTTACCGCAGTTCGCAACGGTAAATGTGTCGATACCTCTATGGGTCTGACCCCGCTGGAAGGTCTGGTCATGGGGACTCGCAGCGGTGACATCGATCCAGCAATCATCTTCCATCTGCATGATGCAATGGGCATGAGCGTTGATCAAATCAACAAAATGCTGACCAAAGAGTCTGGCCTGATGGGTCTGACCGAAGTCACCAGCGACTGCCGTTACGTTGAAGACAACTACGACACCAAAGCTGACGCTAAGCGCGCGATGGACGTATTCTGCCACCGCCTGGCCAAATACATCGGTGCTTACACTGCACTGATGGACGGCCGTTTGGACGCGGTTATCTTCACCGGCGGTATCGGTGAAAACGCAGCTATGGTACGTGAACTGACTCTGGATAAACTGGGTCTGCTGGGCTTCGAAATTGACCACGAACGTAACCTGGCCGCTCGCTTCGGTAAATCCGGCACCATCACTAAAGATGGCAGCCGTCTGGCGATGGTAATCCCAACTAACGAAGAGTTTGTTATCGCACAAGACGCAGCCCGTCTGACTGCATAA